The DNA region CGGCTGCAAACATCGGCATAATCACAGAGAAGGCCTAGCTGAATGTATACCCTAGTGGCGTACAATTTTCTTCATATTATATTTAAAGGGCGAATAAAGATAAAGAAAATCGTTGAAATACTTATATATAGCTATATGATTATATAAGTATATAGATATGCAAAATCTTGACGCTACCTTTGCAGCACTCGCCGACTCCACACGTCGTGCGATCCTAATGCGCCTTGCGAAAGGCGAGATGACAGTCATGGAATTGGCCAAACCTTTCAAAATGAGCCAACCTGCAATCTCGCGACACCTCAAAGTTCTTGAGCAGGCCGGCCTCGTTTCGACAACTATCCGTGCACAAGAGCGACCGCGTCGACTCGAGACCGCGCCCCTTAAAAAAGCGACCGATTGGATTGAGAAATACCGCCAGATGTGGGAAAAGCGGTATCAAGCGCTTGATGCGCTGCTCGTAGAATTACAAACAATACAAACTCAGGGAGATTAGCAAAAATGAAAACGAACCAAAAGCAAGTGAAGATGGAACTTAAAGGTGAAACCGAAATCGTATTCACGCGCTATTTCTCAGCGCGTCGCGAATTGGTATTCGACTGCCATACTAAGCCCGAGTTGATGCGCCGATGGCTAATAGGTCCTGATGGCATGATGCTTGATACATGCGAGGTGGATCTTAAAGTTGGGGGCAAATACCTATTCGTTTATGCGGATGCAAAGGGAAATAGGTTCGGGATTTACGGGAAATATCGAGAAGTAGTCATCCCGGAAAAAGTGACCAATACTGAGAATTATGCCGTGGATATGTCGACATTTAACTCAAATATAGCAGAGGATCCGAACGCGATGATTGAGATGCGAACCTTCACAACCGAAGGCGATGCGACGTTGATGACACACGTCTGCAAATATTCTTCAGCGGAAATGCGCAAGATGGCGCTGGAAACGAATATGGCTGATGGCATGGGGGAATTCTATGAACCGCTTGATAAACTCCTATTAGAAATCGCGTGACTATCTTTCCTTTATTAGAAGACATTAAATCACTTAAGAGTACGGTAGTCTTCTCTTCAGAAGCGTAGCAGTATTTTTTGATGCCCCTAACCTTCTTCGTATCTCCGAAGCACTCAAACCTAATGGAGACCTTTTTAATGCGTCTGG from Leptospira fainei serovar Hurstbridge str. BUT 6 includes:
- a CDS encoding ArsR/SmtB family transcription factor codes for the protein MQNLDATFAALADSTRRAILMRLAKGEMTVMELAKPFKMSQPAISRHLKVLEQAGLVSTTIRAQERPRRLETAPLKKATDWIEKYRQMWEKRYQALDALLVELQTIQTQGD
- a CDS encoding SRPBCC domain-containing protein, which translates into the protein MKTNQKQVKMELKGETEIVFTRYFSARRELVFDCHTKPELMRRWLIGPDGMMLDTCEVDLKVGGKYLFVYADAKGNRFGIYGKYREVVIPEKVTNTENYAVDMSTFNSNIAEDPNAMIEMRTFTTEGDATLMTHVCKYSSAEMRKMALETNMADGMGEFYEPLDKLLLEIA